From the Vanacampus margaritifer isolate UIUO_Vmar chromosome 14, RoL_Vmar_1.0, whole genome shotgun sequence genome, the window CATCTcattataaaaacatgtttttcttctgtCGTAGATTTTTTTTGATATTCCACCTTCAACATGTTTCAGAATTTCTTTCAGGATCCATAAAGGTTCTCCCTAATCACGGTGGATTTAATCTCTTGCAACATGAGCAACATTGACAAAATCAAAGTCGCTGAGAGGTGAGGCCTGGATGCTATTAAAACAACTCTGAagctttttacaaaaacaatattcttTGGTGAGTTGCTCAAAAACAGGTAGTCAGCTactgttggtgacccctgactaACATAGCTTTGCTTGTTTTCAGTTAGTAGGCAATGCAAGTGCTTCAACTTGGAGACTAAATGAAGAAATTAAATTACCTAGGACAGAATTGGAACACAGGTTCACTCAAGTGTTACCTGAAAGAATCCTTGTCCAAGTACAGtcaattgtatttcattttttaataaagttttaCAATATTTAGGCACAACGTGAAAGTTCTAATGTTGGTACTTGATGGAAAGGTTTGAGAACAACTGATCGAGGAAAACagtaaaatgcatttaaagacatttgttttcaaacaataTTTATCTATATTATATAAATCTTGCTACAGTTCAGAGTTGCCATAAAATCAGAAAAGACACACATGCCTTTGCAAAAGGACTGTTTTATTTACAGgtattttcatttgaattacAATACAAATGTTTATCAACTGGGAGTCCCCAGAGACTGATAATTCTTTAAATCAGAAGTTGAGGAGTGCGTGtctgtgtatgcatgtatgtgtgtgtctgtgtgttgttTGTGAACGTATTCTTGAATGTGATAGCTTTGGCAAAGGGAAAAGTCCTTCAAAATTTCAGCAGACTCCTTGTTTCCCCATTTGTTCTCACTTAGTGActctctccttttttccccacaacctGTATGAATagaccatttattttttagtacaaaaaaatgtacacatttgcTTAGTTTGATGTGATGAACCCATACCCTTTTGAAGTCATTCATGTTGGTGGCCTGTACTGGAGTACCAATGAATGTCAGgtagtttatttttgtggttTCCTCATCTCCTTGGTTTGATTTGATGAACAACTAGTGAGTgggaaaacaaagacaaaaataatacactgGAAATGCATCTTTCTACTCAAGAGAAGAAGTGCTAGATGTTTTTCTTGTTATGTGTGGTGGCAAGCAGCTAAGACTCCTGTTGTCTACTATGGAGTGAGAACACTTTGTTGGTAATATATTAGTTAACCTCACAATTTAGATTGGAAGAACATTCTCCAGtttcgagaaaaaaacttgctaaGATCCACTAAGTTAACAATTTCACTAACCAAATTCACATTTCGCATTAATAAATACACAGCTATTTACAACTCAATGTGTACGTCAACTTTACAATTTACGATAATTTAGTATAAACATCCTGATGCGTACCAATTGTcacattgattattttttttgttttgcatcacACCTTTTTGTTCTGACAAATTATGTCAAGTTATGTGCACTCGTAAGGAATCTATTATTCCAAAACTTAAAAGTGAGTGAGGATGAAGGGAAGGATGAAATTTAAGATTAACTGAGGCACTGTATGATCATTGAATGGgggaaaaacaaactttaatCCAAAATTGGGACTGGTGATTTGGTGCAAATGTAACCGGGCATATAAAAATCcccttttaatgtatttaaaaataatgtttcatGTTTCAGTATGGCACAGAAGTACCAAGAGTGTTCTGGTTCTTACCGTTACACTCTGCACATTCTGAAACTTGACATAGCGTAGTGGAATGATTCCATCGTCTTTGTAGTCTTCCTCTGCCAGCTCCAGAGTTTGGGTGGCTTCGTTTCGCTCGGCATCGTCAAAACCCAAAGAGCGCGGGAGATTGATAAATATCTTCACCACTTTAGGAGCTTGGGCTGGTACACCAACAAGGAATGTAACACGGTGCATCATAGTTGGGAAATGAAGAACAggcagaaaagaagaaaatagttCTCAGAATACAATGTGGAATAGCCTTATGAAGAGTTCAATTGACTGAAGTGGAGATCATTGCAAAAATACTCACCAAAGTCTGAGGACTGTAACCTCATTGAGAAGAGCCTCACAGGCTGGTTGAAGGCCATAGTTATCAGCAACTGCAAACAAcatataaaaagtttttttttcttttttatgatgAAGTAGTTAGGGACACGACACCTTTCAAGTAGTTAAGTGTGATACGCACGCCGCTGGGATTTGACATAGCTGGACAAATTTACCTGGCTCACACATACTCAGGAAGGCATGCTTTATGTACATGCTGCAGTGGAAAGAAAGCTGGTACCAAATTCAAATGACAAGCTCCTGCTTTATTAATGTCAAGGTAAAATATCTCACCAATATACTATATAACTACacataaatgtttaaaacaatACCGAGTCCTGATAGTAGTCACGTCAAGACAAAATGTTGCTCGGTAATGGCTAATATCTTGAAAATGTGGAATTAGCCCTGTTGCCTGTTTTGCTTCTTACCTGTTCATCACAGTCTGACTCCAGGTAGGATGAATCAGCTTTCAGTAAGCAGTTGTCAAAACCACAGTCATCGCTCTCGTTGAGACATTCGCAGCCGGCTTTATTGACGAAAGGCATGAGGTCCATCTGGAAACAAAATGAGAGTACTATACTGCATTTTAGCTTCATTTGAAAGTAAACATAAATACCAGTAATTCAGCCAATACTGCATTTTTGGGAATGCAACAGTAAAATGTCTACTTACATATCCCTTCGGAATGTCAGAATCCTCACTGTTTCCTGGATCATTCTCTGTGAGCTGTTTGATCTTCTCCTCCAGACCTGCAGCATCCGCTCCTTGATACTGGTCCACCCGTTCCCGGTTTCTGAAGAATAAGAACGTTGGTGTGGCTGCTATGTTGTTGGCTTCTTTTGTTGCCTACGGAAGAAAAAGCTAGTTGAGTCAAATGACCTAAATTGTCGCATTTCCTAAGCACAGCCTCTTTGGTCCTCAATTTCCACAAGGGATTTGTTTGATACCTAGCAAAAAATGACAGAATCGCCtcttttataacatttttatcaaatgtttcataataaaattgattttactGTACTAGTCTTGTGAGGTACaccttcaaattatttttttttttcacaaattggcaGAATGACAGAACCAATACATTTGCATAGCAAATCTAATGCAGTAAAAGCTAAATGATTTCATATATAAATatctcaaaatgaaaaacaaaccttAAGGTTGGTTATAGATGCAACGTGTGCATAACTGCAAACCACATCTCTTTGCTTTTTGCAATTGTTTGGGAATCATTTCATCATTTTATGCAAACATATCAACTAGAAACATATGCTATATGTTTTATTGAATTGGTGTGTTTGAGATCAGACTGACCGGACAGACATGGACATCAACTTCGAGGAAGACGGCCAGGGGATACTTATTACTCAACATGTTGAACACTGGAGCTATTCTGACACACGGCCGGCACCTGTGGGGGAAGAAGAATGTCCTATTAACTCCGCTCTAGTCGTGCAGAAGTAttcaaataattgattaaaGACTATAACCTCACTTAATACAACAAAATGTGTATCTTGTACATAGCAGTGCTGTATTTTGTTCCATcttaaataaagttgaattgtCTTGCATGTGTCGTCTTCTAGATAGGAGTTGACTGACATAACCACAGTTAATCATTAAGTAAAGTATTATATCTCTCTCAACAAGTCAATTAGGGTCAACTATTTAAATATATAGTCAGTTCTTATCATGCAACCAATCGGTGAAATACTGTCATTGACAAGTCAACACACAGGAAATGTAGTTACCGAGTGCGAGCAGTCAAAGACTACACAACTAAGGGAAATGGACAAGTTCGTGTACAACATTCTTTTCAGTGATGAGCTAGAATCAAATTCTCTTTTCTACATACACATTATGTCAGCCAACCCATTATTGGAATTTGCAATGCTCCAATGCCAAGTCACTGCGATAGTGCTATGTCATTCTAAGCAAGTCTGCCAGAAAAGCTAAcgctagcataatgctaacatacaggTATCTAATGCAAGcagttgtttttgaaaatatatatctaCACCGCGAATGGCATTTCTTCCAAACATTTATGGTTGACCATTCGTGACTAAGGTAATATGTGTAAAGAAGCGTAGTTGGTTGTAGGACGGCCTCCAACGTGGGTCTTACCCGGCCATTGTGAACTTTACCACTGCGAGCTTCGAGCCGGCGGCCGCTAGCTCCGGTAGAAATTCCGGATCACTCCCGATCACTTTAACACCGACCATGGTAAAATACAGACGATTATAGCAGCGTGGCCTTGCAACTGCGGATATATttccgggaaaaaaaacacaattgtacTTAGCTCctgtaaattgtttgttgtgtttttagctTTGCGTCAAAAGTAGCTAAATTCAATCTATTTGCTAGGCGCACTACAGACACACGGCAAGTGAATCGACACGTGATTTTCCGATTGACCAATAGGAACGGAGAAAGGCGTGGCCTATGTTTTACCGCGGTCTTATTTACAAGTTAGCATTACCGCCACCATGTGCATTGGagtgtgaacattttttttatcatggttTGTGACTGTATTAAATTTTTCTTGCGCTTTTACCATTAAACTAATTTAAATTGGCTGACTTTAAACTGATCTGTACTTCCtccataaatacatacattacaGTGATCTACTACTGACCATCCAATGCAGTTTGTCACAATCAAACATGAATCCATAATTCAAAGTTGTGGTATAGTTAAAGGTCCCATGCCATCAAAATACAAATTTTCCCACTGTTTTATGCATAATATTCGACAAAATTAGTCTGTCACATGGTTTAAGTTTGACATCTATTCAGTTTGTTGTTTGCATGCAATATACTTTGAAAAGCAAAGGCCTGCAAAATGTGCGAATTTGAATTAGTTGTCGCTGAGTCATCGCCTCTACACTCATTATTCAAGTACTTGACCACTTGGGGGCTGCTCAAGCGTCTGGGGAAAACTTCAAGGTATTAGTGTCTTACTCAAGGACGCAAGTGTGTCTGGGAATGGTCTTTTAACCGGCATTCTAATGGTGGCAGGTAACAATAACAACTTGGCGATGACTGCCCCAGTTTTCAGCTTGGATgcagttcagatttttttttttactttaacttttACTTAAAAACACTGTACATATTCTTTTGGTCCAAAACCTCAGGGAGTGTTGAATTGAAAATTTTCAACAGCACATCTTGAACACAACAATTTGGTGGCTGCTGCTTGCACACAATCAAGATAAAATGAAGACAAGATGAGGTTGACAACATGTCACATTTAGAAAGTTCAAATAGTAAACAATTATTAGGCCTATtatcaatattatttttattgaaggtgcatatttggaattttattttatttttattttttaaggcacagaaataacttttttctattttttttaatatattgaaaATAGATAAATTATACAAATACCAGTCAATCCAATCTACATgaatgccataaaaaaaataattaaaattaaaaacaggagaaaaaacagaaacaatatTCAGTTTGCTCaagagttttttgtttgtttgttttttgaataattCTGCATGGACATTCATTATGAAATGACATTTCTTGTTCGTTACAAATTTAAGAGACTTAAATAATTgtcaatttcaataaaaaataatttgaataaaggtTTCAAGTTTGGACATTTACATTTATGGATATAACATGTTCccaacaaaacatacaaattaaCCAAAGTTGATAATTTTTTGTTCAGATTCAAAAAGG encodes:
- the txnl1 gene encoding thioredoxin-like protein 1, whose product is MVGVKVIGSDPEFLPELAAAGSKLAVVKFTMAGCRPCVRIAPVFNMLSNKYPLAVFLEVDVHVCPATKEANNIAATPTFLFFRNRERVDQYQGADAAGLEEKIKQLTENDPGNSEDSDIPKGYMDLMPFVNKAGCECLNESDDCGFDNCLLKADSSYLESDCDEQLLITMAFNQPVRLFSMRLQSSDFAQAPKVVKIFINLPRSLGFDDAERNEATQTLELAEEDYKDDGIIPLRYVKFQNVQSVTLFIKSNQGDEETTKINYLTFIGTPVQATNMNDFKRVVGKKGESH